A region from the Coffea eugenioides isolate CCC68of chromosome 9, Ceug_1.0, whole genome shotgun sequence genome encodes:
- the LOC113782673 gene encoding probable LRR receptor-like serine/threonine-protein kinase At1g34110 produces MERTCYYFPVGLLLATSMVVMGAADIRTDTSAIVALRDHIVSDPHLILAKNWSISFSVCDWIGIICDSGRQRVVALNISNMGFAEGMSHLRRLSFMALSNNNLMGEIPSWLGILDRLQYLSLRENNFFGDLPTNICDNLPNLKELDLSGNQLSGQMLSGLSNCSGLKSLNLSSNQFSGYIPKAVGNLKMLEELHLGDNILKGSIPEEIGNLQSLRVLSITSSNLSGSIPREIGNLTMLEGVDFRNNSLTGPIPNEIGNLLKLESLNLGESSLSGSIPVAIFNISTLRMLDLFYNNLSGVLPLNMCHGPHNLEDIFLGWNNFSGAIPVSISNCSKLTEIYLHSNKFSGPIPNSIGNLRRLEILDLSANNLTSESSSPELDLFTSLKGCISLRVIAVRDNPLNGVLPRSIGNLSISVESLGVWNCGLKGNIPDSIGNLSNLAFLRLGDNSLTGSFPTTIWGLQKLWYLDLINNSLSGLLSGDLCGLQSLEYLHLSQNQISGSIPRCFNNLTSLRYLDIAFNRLTSTLPMSLWDLKSLVYVNLSTNFLRGPLAPEMGELKNLTRLDLSNNQFSGKIPITIWSLESLDHLSFGV; encoded by the exons ATGGAGAGAACATGCTATTACTTTCCTGTAGGACTTTTATTAGCCACTTCTATGGTAGTCATGGGCGCAGCCGATATCAGAACCGATACATCTGCCATTGTAGCTTTAAGAGATCACATAGTTTCTGATCCTCACTTAATTTTGGCCAAAAATTGGTccatttctttttctgtttgtGATTGGATCGGAATTATTTGTGATTCTGGTCGTCAACGAGTAGTGGCCTTAAACATCTCTAACATGGGTTTTGCAG AAGGAATGTCTCATTTGCGTCGACTGAGTTTCATGGCTTTAAGCAACAATAATCTCATGGGAGAAATTCCATCATGGTTGGGTATCTTGGATAGACTTCAATACCTATCCTTGAGAGAGAATAATTTTTTTGGTGATCTTCCTACTAACATATGTGACAATCTTCCAAATTTAAAAGAGCTCGATCTGTCTGGGAATCAATTGAGTGGCCAAATGCTATCAGGTTTATCAAACTGCTCAGGACTCAAGTCATTAAATTTGTCATCCAACCAGTTCAGTGGTTACATACCAAAAGCGGTGGGGAATTTGAAAATGCTTGAGGAGCTACATCTCGGTGATAACATCTTGAAAG GTAGCATTCCGGAAGAGATTGGCAATCTCCAGAGCTTGAGGGTCTTGTCCATAACAAGCAGCAATTTGAGTGGATCAATACCCAGGGAAATCGGAAACCTAACTATGCTTGAAGGAGTAGATTTTCGTAACAACAGCCTTACAG GTCCGATTCCAAACGAGATTGGCAACTTGCTCAAATTGGAGAGCCTTAACTTGGGTGAGAGTAGCTTAAGTGGTTCGATACCAGTTGCTATCTTCAACATCTCAACTCTGAGGATGCTCGACCTTTTTTACAATAATTTATCTGGCGTTCTTCCATTAAATATGTGCCATGGCCCACACAATTTGGAAGATATTTTTCTTGGTTGGAATAACTTCAGTGGAGCCATACCCGTCTCTATCTCAAACTGTTCGAAACTAACTGAAATATATCTTCATAGTAACAAATTCAGCGGTCCAATTCCCAATTCCATTGGAAATTTGAGACGCCTCGAAATTTTAGATCTGTCTGCTAACAATTTGACAAGTGAATCTTCATCCCCAGAATTGGATCTCTTCACTTCCCTCAAAGGTTGCATCTCTTTACGGGTTATCGCGGTGCGAGACAATCCGTTAAATGGGGTTCTTCCAAGATCCATCGGGAATCTTTCTATTTCTGTTGAATCGTTGGGTGTATGGAACTGTGGACTCAAGGGGAACATTCCAGACAGCATTGGAAACTTGAGCAATTTAGCATTTTTACGTCTAGGTGACAATAGCTTGACTGGCTCATTTCCAACTACGATATGGGGTTTGCAAAAGCTTTGGTATTTGGATCTTATCAATAATTCCCTCAGTGGTTTGCTCTCTGGTGATCTCTGTGGTTTGCAGAGTTTGGAGTATTTACACCTAAGTCAAAATCAGATTAGCGGTTCAATTCCAAGATGTTTCAATAATCTTACATCATTGAGATATCTTGACATAGCTTTCAATAGATTAACCTCTACTCTGCCAATGAGCTTGTGGGATCTTAAAAGTCTCGTGTATGTCAACTTGTCGACGAATTTCTTGAGAGGTCCTTTGGCTCCAGAGATGGGAGAATTAAAGAATTTGACAAGGTTAGACTTGTCAAACAACCAGTTTTCAGGCAAAATCCCCATCACCATTTGGAGTTTAGAGAGTTTGGATCACCTTTCTTTTGGAGTTTAG